The following are encoded in a window of Bacteroidota bacterium genomic DNA:
- a CDS encoding ABC transporter permease — MPYTSFIARRYLKFRHGAGKKDFLSFLTVIAIAGIMLGVAALIITLTILAGFEHEIKSKVAGFTTHIQVTGFQTQTFKNYDSAAERMQTSIREIASIAPFVSKEGMVSFGKDVEGVLVKGVEPANDITTARHYMIEGNYDLHSRGQIAACVIGKKLLQKLDAHCGDTIAVFGLTGSYYEMRQPKILPFVITGVYESGMSEYDDVYLFTDITAAQSLFMLGSTATGFDVLLKDIDTAPAVAEKIQDLMGYPYYPRTLFQLYRNLFTWIELQKQPVPIILGLIILVATVNIIGTLLMVVMEKTNQIGILKSMGASDSDIKKIFLYEGMFIGLLGTMLGNVFAFAVCWAQQTFHFFALNSSIYFMTQVPILFHWENFALVSVIAFVLCVLAAYIPSAIAARLDPIRSIRFH; from the coding sequence ATGCCCTACACTTCGTTCATAGCGCGCCGATACTTGAAATTCAGGCACGGGGCGGGGAAAAAAGATTTTCTTTCCTTTCTTACCGTCATTGCGATCGCCGGCATTATGCTCGGCGTCGCTGCGCTCATCATTACCCTCACGATCCTTGCCGGGTTTGAACACGAAATAAAATCCAAAGTCGCGGGCTTCACGACACATATTCAGGTGACGGGCTTCCAGACACAGACGTTCAAAAACTATGACTCCGCGGCAGAGAGAATGCAAACCTCGATCCGGGAGATCGCGTCTATTGCGCCCTTTGTTTCCAAAGAGGGCATGGTAAGCTTCGGCAAGGATGTTGAAGGAGTTCTGGTCAAAGGGGTGGAACCGGCCAACGATATTACGACGGCCCGGCACTATATGATCGAAGGGAACTACGACCTTCATTCCCGAGGACAAATCGCTGCATGCGTTATCGGGAAAAAGCTTCTTCAGAAATTGGATGCGCACTGCGGCGACACGATCGCGGTCTTCGGTCTCACGGGGAGTTATTATGAAATGCGCCAGCCGAAAATACTTCCTTTTGTCATCACCGGCGTCTATGAATCGGGGATGTCGGAATACGACGATGTCTATCTCTTTACCGATATTACCGCTGCCCAATCGCTTTTCATGCTCGGCTCTACGGCCACCGGTTTTGATGTCCTGTTGAAGGATATTGACACCGCGCCGGCCGTCGCGGAAAAAATTCAGGACCTTATGGGCTACCCGTATTATCCGCGGACACTGTTCCAGCTGTACCGGAATTTATTCACCTGGATCGAGCTGCAGAAACAGCCGGTGCCGATCATTCTCGGCCTCATTATTCTCGTTGCCACAGTGAACATCATCGGTACGCTGCTGATGGTGGTCATGGAAAAGACAAACCAAATAGGAATTCTCAAGTCGATGGGGGCCTCGGATTCCGACATCAAGAAAATATTTCTCTACGAAGGAATGTTCATCGGCCTGCTGGGGACGATGCTCGGCAACGTGTTCGCCTTCGCCGTCTGCTGGGCCCAGCAGACGTTCCATTTCTTTGCGCTCAACTCGTCAATTTACTTCATGACGCAGGTTCCGATCCTCTTCCATTGGGAAAATTTCGCCCTGGTCTCGGTGATCGCGTTCGTGCTATGTGTTCTCGCGGCGTACATTCCGTCGGCGATCGCCGCACGGCTTGACCCTATTCGTTCGATACGGTTCCACTAA
- a CDS encoding ABC transporter permease, with amino-acid sequence MSFRSFIAKRHLISKKGAGFITVISVISIAGITIGVAALIVVLSVFNGFNGLVTSILIGFDPHIRIQRTERTAQQDLDRVSRMLRADPQVAGIGAFVSGKAMIVSRSQSKVVFIRGLEPGSIDKITGVENDIVLGKINFRDTAARDMMIGMTLADRLGVVSGDSVMMISPAGSQRALLGFGTPIVRSYRVAAIYESNNKDYDALYGYMALSSAQELFQEGNAIQGYEVRLKDINDSDGMKKKIGEAFPSAFQVMTWYDLHKDLYSVMKIERWMAYVILCLIIGVATFNLLGSLTMSVIEKTRDIGILKTMGATNRDIISIFRYEGLLVGIIGTTAGSILGLLICYAQIQFHLFALDPTVYIIPAIPVEIRPADFVSVAAAALALSYGATLYPARRAAALLPAEAIRWE; translated from the coding sequence ATGTCATTCAGGTCCTTCATAGCGAAGCGGCATCTTATCTCCAAAAAAGGGGCCGGGTTCATTACGGTGATCTCGGTGATCTCGATCGCCGGCATTACGATCGGAGTTGCCGCACTGATCGTCGTCCTCTCCGTCTTCAACGGATTTAACGGCCTTGTCACTTCTATTCTGATCGGTTTCGACCCGCACATCAGGATTCAGCGGACAGAACGGACGGCGCAGCAGGATCTCGACCGGGTGTCTCGCATGCTGCGCGCCGACCCGCAGGTGGCCGGAATCGGCGCATTCGTCAGCGGCAAAGCCATGATCGTCTCGCGAAGCCAGAGCAAAGTTGTTTTCATCCGCGGACTCGAGCCGGGAAGCATCGATAAAATCACCGGCGTGGAAAACGACATTGTGCTCGGTAAGATCAATTTTCGGGATACGGCCGCCCGGGATATGATGATCGGGATGACGCTCGCGGACAGGCTCGGCGTTGTAAGCGGCGACAGCGTTATGATGATCAGTCCAGCCGGTTCGCAGCGCGCACTTCTCGGATTCGGCACGCCCATCGTTCGTTCGTACCGGGTTGCAGCCATCTATGAATCCAATAACAAGGATTACGACGCGCTGTACGGCTACATGGCTCTCTCGTCGGCGCAGGAATTGTTTCAGGAGGGGAATGCGATCCAGGGTTATGAAGTGCGGCTGAAAGACATCAACGATTCCGACGGGATGAAGAAGAAAATAGGGGAAGCTTTTCCTTCGGCCTTTCAGGTCATGACCTGGTACGACCTCCACAAGGATCTTTATTCTGTGATGAAGATCGAACGGTGGATGGCCTACGTTATTTTGTGCCTGATCATCGGCGTCGCGACCTTTAACCTTCTCGGCTCGCTGACCATGTCGGTGATCGAGAAGACGCGCGACATCGGCATCCTCAAGACGATGGGGGCGACGAACCGGGATATCATCTCCATCTTTCGCTATGAAGGATTGCTGGTCGGCATCATCGGAACGACGGCCGGGAGCATCCTCGGGCTCCTTATCTGTTATGCACAGATACAGTTTCATTTGTTTGCGCTGGATCCGACGGTGTACATCATTCCGGCAATTCCGGTTGAAATTCGGCCGGCCGATTTTGTTTCGGTCGCAGCGGCGGCGCTCGCTCTGAGCTATGGTGCAACGTTGTATCCGGCACGACGGGCGGCAGCCCTGCTTCCCGCGGAAGCCATTCGATGGGAATAA
- a CDS encoding ABC transporter ATP-binding protein: MLLSAKNIHRQFEAGGGKSLLVLKGVSMEVETGEIVAIVGPSGAGKSTLLHILGMIDRPNEGEMILGGKNIFELKDDALASIRNKEVGFVFQFHHLLPEFSAAENVAIPALIAGGRLAPSLDRARTLLADVGLEERLDHKPSELSGGEQQRVAVARALMNSPKLILADEPSGNLDSENARSLHSMILQLRQKHHQTFVIVTHNKEFAAMADRVITLVDGRVQREF, translated from the coding sequence ATGCTTCTTTCTGCGAAAAATATTCATCGTCAATTTGAGGCAGGCGGAGGGAAATCCCTGCTTGTGCTGAAAGGCGTCTCGATGGAGGTCGAAACCGGAGAGATCGTTGCCATCGTCGGTCCTTCGGGGGCGGGCAAGAGCACGCTTCTTCATATTCTCGGCATGATCGACCGGCCGAATGAGGGGGAGATGATCCTGGGGGGTAAGAATATTTTCGAACTGAAGGACGATGCGCTGGCGTCGATCAGAAATAAAGAGGTCGGGTTCGTTTTTCAGTTCCATCATTTACTGCCGGAATTCAGCGCGGCAGAAAATGTCGCTATCCCGGCCCTCATCGCCGGAGGGCGTCTTGCTCCGTCATTGGATCGGGCGCGGACATTGCTTGCCGATGTCGGACTTGAAGAACGGCTTGATCATAAGCCGAGCGAACTGTCGGGAGGGGAGCAGCAGCGCGTGGCAGTCGCCCGTGCATTGATGAACTCGCCTAAGTTGATCCTGGCGGATGAACCTTCCGGGAATCTCGATTCAGAGAATGCCCGGTCTCTTCATTCAATGATCCTGCAACTCCGACAAAAACATCATCAAACGTTTGTGATCGTCACACACAACAAGGAGTTCGCCGCGATGGCGGATAGGGTCATCACCCTCGTCGACGGCAGGGTTCAACGCGAGTTTTGA
- a CDS encoding MXAN_6640 family putative metalloprotease, translated as MREGERTTSHEKCGFPVISYAIRHRDALNPEERSALQIVLDRPATQKSILSGLVRVHYDTTGAAAPAMLDSLYRQIPGTSDQFADSVAAIANYCMSFETQTLGYLPIPSDGDAGGGPEHDIYITNLGDYGYTTPDSALLIKPDGQDGGTWTSFTTIDNAFQFVDPEYNRGLPALRVTLAHELHHSIQIGNYGYWSSDIFFYEITSVWMEDVVFPQVKDYLQYTSSSEGHFANPQTPFNSGDFIMYSRAIWAHFVAKRFGRNAILQSWQEITVAPPLQAIDRALQRGPYYSSFKSAFAEWTVWNYFTGARSDSTLYYPEGALYPEIISSAVNFSPPSQSVGGSLPVLASNYYSIRFGTENEPLVVSNIELDSAVTGYGGLFQYISTLSEQANTSLSASLNVPDPSNWYSKVLVGRNPINTPFPDPFRANGSNQISFPVNGSAPVKGTLSIFSSDMKRVYSGVLTTTLSTLIGGEVFQWNGMKDNNEPASSGVYIYFIQIPGESIKGKFALLRK; from the coding sequence ATGAGAGAAGGCGAAAGAACTACCTCTCATGAGAAGTGCGGCTTCCCGGTCATTTCATACGCCATCAGGCATCGGGACGCACTGAATCCGGAAGAACGTTCGGCGCTGCAAATAGTTCTGGACCGCCCTGCAACCCAAAAGAGCATTCTCTCCGGGCTTGTGCGAGTTCATTATGACACAACTGGAGCTGCCGCTCCGGCCATGCTCGATTCGCTCTACCGGCAAATCCCCGGAACCTCCGATCAGTTTGCCGACTCCGTTGCGGCCATCGCCAACTATTGCATGTCATTTGAAACTCAAACTCTTGGATACCTTCCGATTCCATCGGATGGCGACGCGGGAGGAGGGCCTGAACACGATATTTACATTACCAACCTTGGCGATTACGGTTATACGACGCCCGACAGCGCTCTGCTCATAAAGCCAGATGGACAAGACGGCGGAACGTGGACATCGTTCACGACCATCGACAACGCATTTCAATTTGTTGACCCAGAATACAACAGAGGACTTCCGGCGCTGCGCGTAACCCTTGCGCACGAACTGCATCACAGTATTCAGATCGGCAACTACGGTTACTGGTCGAGCGATATTTTCTTTTATGAGATCACTTCGGTGTGGATGGAAGACGTTGTCTTTCCCCAGGTAAAAGATTATCTCCAGTACACAAGTTCTTCCGAGGGACATTTTGCGAATCCGCAGACGCCGTTCAATTCGGGCGACTTCATCATGTACAGCAGAGCTATCTGGGCGCATTTCGTGGCGAAGCGCTTCGGCAGAAACGCCATACTCCAATCATGGCAGGAAATAACCGTTGCCCCGCCGCTCCAAGCCATCGACCGTGCGTTGCAAAGGGGGCCGTACTATTCGAGCTTCAAGAGCGCTTTCGCGGAATGGACGGTCTGGAATTACTTTACCGGCGCCAGGAGCGATTCGACCCTTTACTATCCTGAAGGGGCGCTGTATCCGGAGATCATCTCGTCGGCGGTCAACTTTTCTCCGCCGTCGCAATCGGTCGGCGGCAGCCTTCCCGTTCTTGCTTCGAATTATTATTCGATCCGGTTCGGGACAGAAAACGAGCCGCTTGTCGTTTCCAACATTGAGTTAGATTCTGCCGTCACGGGATACGGCGGCTTGTTTCAATACATTTCCACCCTCTCGGAACAGGCGAATACAAGCCTTTCGGCGAGCTTGAATGTCCCCGACCCTTCAAATTGGTATTCGAAAGTTCTTGTCGGCAGAAATCCGATCAACACTCCCTTCCCGGATCCGTTTCGGGCAAACGGATCCAACCAGATCAGCTTTCCGGTGAACGGATCAGCCCCGGTGAAAGGAACTCTCTCGATCTTTTCTTCCGACATGAAACGGGTGTACTCGGGAGTGCTGACGACAACCTTGTCGACATTGATCGGCGGGGAAGTGTTTCAATGGAACGGAATGAAAGACAACAACGAACCCGCTTCTTCGGGGGTCTATATTTATTTTATCCAGATCCCGGGCGAATCTATCAAAGGAAAATTTGCGCTTCTGCGAAAGTAG
- a CDS encoding GNAT family N-acetyltransferase, giving the protein MKNENLERMIRLADEFFEAKSDPMQISVGAETMELLRSIHPNTMGEIRNKKGPIAWALVLPTTSTLMKAFISKKISEKDLLMKTPLKIKYDALYLCSVLVLPEERGKGLAKRLLRKSIKAIKRKHPIGCFFYWGFSREGKGLASVLGKEFDLPVYARKA; this is encoded by the coding sequence ATGAAGAATGAAAATCTTGAAAGGATGATACGGCTCGCCGATGAGTTTTTCGAGGCGAAGAGCGATCCGATGCAAATTTCCGTCGGCGCCGAGACGATGGAACTGCTGAGATCCATTCATCCGAATACGATGGGGGAGATCCGAAATAAAAAGGGGCCGATTGCATGGGCGCTTGTGCTCCCCACCACCTCGACGCTTATGAAAGCATTCATTTCAAAGAAGATCAGCGAGAAGGATCTCTTGATGAAAACGCCCCTGAAAATAAAGTACGACGCACTTTATCTGTGCTCCGTGCTTGTCCTTCCCGAGGAACGGGGAAAAGGGCTGGCGAAGCGTCTCCTCCGTAAATCGATCAAAGCGATCAAAAGAAAACATCCCATCGGATGTTTCTTCTATTGGGGATTCAGCCGGGAGGGAAAGGGGCTTGCTTCCGTGTTAGGGAAGGAGTTTGATCTCCCTGTCTATGCAAGAAAAGCTTGA
- a CDS encoding urate hydroxylase PuuD, whose product MDLLGALFRWFHIIAGLLFVGLNWWFNLVFTPFAGATDGETRKKAVLELVPRGLYWFKWSAIYTGIFGLFLLIVIFYMGGMTIEAQQAWTTGSYIMAILVLLIYRVYVVLANSALGKDLRMMGAIGFAIVAVMIFGMIAFGNFSYRGYVIHLGVMFGVIMIANVFETILPSQNKIIKAIKGGAVPDPLLVSRIAQRSQHNMYLSVPLLWTMIEAHTAVPAANSWLYLLAVVAFGWIMVAYVLKKTTKVQG is encoded by the coding sequence ATGGATCTTTTAGGCGCCCTTTTCCGCTGGTTCCATATTATTGCCGGACTGCTTTTTGTCGGATTGAACTGGTGGTTCAATCTCGTGTTCACACCGTTCGCGGGAGCGACGGACGGTGAAACACGGAAGAAGGCCGTTTTGGAACTTGTTCCCCGCGGGCTTTACTGGTTCAAATGGTCCGCGATTTATACCGGCATCTTCGGCCTGTTTTTGTTGATCGTAATTTTTTATATGGGAGGTATGACGATCGAGGCTCAGCAGGCATGGACAACGGGAAGTTACATCATGGCAATTCTGGTCCTCCTCATTTATAGAGTCTACGTCGTCCTTGCAAACAGCGCTCTTGGAAAGGACCTGCGCATGATGGGTGCGATCGGTTTTGCCATCGTCGCCGTGATGATCTTTGGGATGATCGCATTCGGCAACTTCAGCTACCGTGGATATGTCATCCATCTCGGCGTGATGTTCGGCGTGATCATGATCGCAAACGTCTTCGAGACGATCCTGCCGTCGCAGAACAAGATCATTAAGGCGATAAAGGGGGGCGCCGTGCCCGACCCGCTTCTCGTATCTCGGATCGCTCAACGCAGCCAGCACAACATGTATCTTTCTGTGCCGCTGCTATGGACAATGATCGAAGCGCACACTGCGGTCCCCGCAGCAAACAGCTGGCTGTATTTGCTGGCGGTCGTTGCGTTCGGATGGATCATGGTCGCATACGTGCTGAAAAAAACGACGAAGGTTCAAGGGTAA
- the uxaC gene encoding glucuronate isomerase translates to MKNSIAHSNFLLGTRRAQRLYHDYAETLPIIDYHCHLSPRDIAENRQFENMADAWLKGDHYKWRAMRACGVKERYITGDAGDWEKFQKWAETVPKTLRNPLYHWTHLELKRPFGITDRLLSGETAKEIWDECNGKLATAQFTTQGILRQMNVEVVCSTDDPIDTLEYHEQYSKKPNGAKLFPAFRPDRALAVEDAGAFALYVRSLSKISGITVTSFDSFRDALRARHKFFAKHGCKLSDHGLETIYADEYTESRVKAIFKKLLQKKNVNSVETRIFKSAMLYELAVMDWEQGWVQQFHIGAMRNNNSRLFSAFGPDNGSDSVGDLPIAQSMAKFFDRLDKEGKLAKTIIYNLNPRDNEVCATMVGNFQDGSIQGKMQYGAAWWFLDQKDGMTRQLDAISNMGLLSQFVGMLTDSRSFLSYPRHEYFRRLICDILGREMEQGLLPDDFGLVGGLVKDVCYNNAKRYFEFA, encoded by the coding sequence ATGAAAAATAGTATTGCACACAGCAACTTTTTGCTTGGAACGCGAAGGGCGCAGCGCCTCTACCATGACTATGCCGAGACACTGCCGATCATCGATTACCATTGCCATCTTTCGCCGAGAGATATTGCTGAAAATAGGCAATTTGAGAATATGGCTGACGCCTGGCTCAAAGGAGACCACTACAAGTGGCGGGCAATGAGAGCATGCGGAGTGAAGGAGCGATATATCACCGGAGATGCCGGCGATTGGGAGAAGTTCCAGAAATGGGCGGAGACCGTTCCTAAAACGCTCCGCAACCCTCTCTATCACTGGACGCATCTTGAACTGAAGCGCCCTTTTGGGATCACCGATCGACTGCTCAGCGGAGAAACGGCGAAGGAAATCTGGGATGAATGCAACGGAAAACTTGCTACCGCTCAATTCACCACGCAGGGAATTTTACGGCAGATGAACGTTGAAGTGGTCTGCAGCACGGACGACCCCATTGATACGCTCGAATATCATGAGCAGTATTCAAAAAAACCGAACGGAGCAAAGCTCTTTCCGGCGTTCCGCCCGGACAGAGCGCTTGCCGTTGAGGACGCCGGAGCTTTTGCATTATACGTCAGGTCCCTTTCAAAAATTTCCGGCATTACGGTAACGTCATTCGATTCATTCCGTGACGCTCTTCGAGCGCGGCATAAATTTTTTGCCAAACATGGCTGCAAACTCTCCGATCACGGGCTTGAAACGATCTATGCGGACGAATACACCGAATCCCGGGTGAAGGCCATTTTCAAAAAGCTATTGCAGAAAAAGAATGTAAATTCCGTTGAAACAAGAATATTCAAGTCTGCCATGTTGTATGAATTGGCTGTGATGGATTGGGAACAGGGATGGGTTCAACAATTTCATATCGGCGCGATGCGGAACAACAACTCCCGACTGTTTAGCGCTTTCGGCCCCGACAACGGTTCCGATTCCGTCGGTGATTTGCCCATTGCTCAGTCGATGGCAAAATTTTTTGACAGGCTTGACAAGGAGGGAAAACTGGCGAAAACGATCATCTACAATCTTAATCCCCGCGATAACGAGGTGTGTGCGACGATGGTCGGCAATTTTCAGGACGGCTCCATTCAGGGAAAAATGCAATACGGCGCGGCGTGGTGGTTTCTTGATCAGAAGGACGGGATGACCCGCCAACTTGATGCAATTTCCAACATGGGATTGCTGAGTCAGTTTGTCGGGATGTTGACCGATTCGCGAAGCTTTCTGTCATACCCTCGACATGAGTATTTCCGACGTTTGATCTGTGACATTCTCGGCAGGGAAATGGAACAGGGTTTGCTCCCCGACGATTTCGGCCTTGTCGGCGGCCTCGTGAAAGATGTCTGCTATAACAACGCAAAAAGATATTTTGAGTTTGCGTGA
- a CDS encoding SDR family oxidoreductase yields MSYVENLFDLKDKVAVVIGGSGVLGGAMARTLARASARVAVGFHNNQAGADNVVTTITEAGGIAEAFSFDASSERGILEGKDAVLARWGKVDILVNAPGVNSPTPVFDIPEEEWERILNTNLKGVFFSCRVLGRQMIEQKSGGSIINISSVSSELPLSRVFTYSISKAGINNMTRFLAREWAPYKVRVNAIMPGFFPAVQNRKILTEERRKSIFAHTPMGRYGEPEELSGALLWLASEKASSFVTGAMIAVDGGFTSMTI; encoded by the coding sequence ATGTCGTATGTCGAAAATCTCTTTGACCTGAAGGATAAAGTCGCTGTCGTGATTGGCGGCAGCGGCGTGCTTGGGGGAGCCATGGCTCGGACACTGGCGCGCGCTTCTGCCAGGGTCGCCGTCGGTTTCCACAATAATCAGGCCGGTGCGGACAATGTCGTGACGACCATTACGGAAGCCGGAGGGATCGCAGAAGCATTTTCATTCGATGCGTCGTCGGAGCGGGGCATCCTCGAAGGAAAAGACGCAGTGTTGGCGCGGTGGGGAAAGGTCGATATTCTCGTCAACGCTCCTGGAGTTAATTCGCCGACCCCCGTGTTTGACATCCCGGAAGAAGAGTGGGAAAGAATTCTCAACACGAACCTCAAAGGGGTCTTCTTCTCGTGCCGTGTTCTCGGCCGGCAGATGATCGAGCAAAAATCCGGGGGGAGCATCATCAATATTTCATCGGTCTCGTCCGAGCTTCCCCTTTCTCGTGTGTTCACCTACTCTATATCAAAGGCCGGAATCAACAATATGACCCGGTTTTTGGCGCGGGAATGGGCGCCGTATAAGGTTCGCGTCAATGCGATCATGCCCGGTTTTTTCCCGGCGGTTCAAAATCGAAAGATCCTGACGGAAGAACGGCGCAAGTCGATTTTTGCCCATACGCCGATGGGGCGGTATGGCGAGCCGGAAGAGTTATCAGGGGCGCTTCTCTGGCTTGCTTCGGAAAAAGCTTCTTCGTTCGTTACCGGTGCGATGATCGCCGTTGACGGCGGCTTTACGAGTATGACGATCTGA
- a CDS encoding 4-phosphoerythronate dehydrogenase: MHVVVDNKNPLVEEAFRQFGNVHPLLTREITRDAVHDADLIIIRSETKVNKELLEGSNVRFVGTATIGTDHVDLAYLASRNIGFASAPGSNANSVAEYVVAALLTMAKRKGFVLSEKTLGVVGVGNVGSKVVRNAKALGMKVLQNDPPLARSSNNPAFLPLDELMQADIITVHVPLTKGGSDPTYHLFDGTRIAAMKRGAVLINTSRGPVVDGGALKNAIDQHHLGGVVLDVWEGEPVIDVELLGKVDLGTSHIAGYSYDGKLAAVKMTYSAACKFFGESDSWTPGNSLPTPAAGRIVVPSSSRSKEDILSEIVSKCYDIETDDRSLRGIANVKPDERRSFFQRLRSGYGVRREFFNSTVELSPAWASLAEPLKTIGFRVEFGGD, from the coding sequence ATGCACGTTGTTGTCGATAATAAAAATCCTCTCGTTGAAGAGGCCTTCCGGCAATTTGGCAACGTCCACCCTTTGTTGACACGCGAGATCACGCGCGACGCGGTCCACGACGCCGACCTGATCATTATTCGCTCGGAAACGAAGGTCAACAAGGAACTCCTCGAAGGAAGCAATGTCAGATTTGTCGGAACGGCGACGATCGGGACCGATCATGTCGACCTCGCCTATCTCGCTTCACGGAATATCGGCTTCGCAAGCGCTCCCGGTTCCAATGCAAATTCCGTTGCTGAGTATGTTGTTGCGGCGCTGCTCACAATGGCGAAACGGAAGGGGTTCGTGCTGTCGGAGAAGACTTTAGGGGTCGTCGGCGTTGGCAACGTGGGGAGCAAGGTCGTGAGGAATGCCAAGGCCCTGGGGATGAAAGTACTGCAGAACGATCCCCCGCTTGCACGCTCGAGCAACAATCCGGCGTTTCTCCCGCTGGATGAACTGATGCAAGCCGATATTATCACCGTTCACGTCCCGCTGACAAAAGGGGGAAGCGACCCGACGTATCATCTTTTTGACGGGACGCGCATCGCTGCGATGAAACGGGGGGCGGTCCTGATCAATACATCGCGCGGCCCTGTCGTGGATGGCGGCGCGCTCAAGAATGCCATTGATCAGCATCACCTCGGGGGCGTCGTTCTCGATGTATGGGAAGGAGAACCGGTCATCGATGTCGAGTTGTTAGGCAAGGTCGATTTGGGGACTTCGCATATCGCCGGATATTCCTATGATGGAAAGCTTGCTGCGGTGAAAATGACGTATTCCGCCGCCTGCAAGTTCTTTGGCGAAAGCGACTCGTGGACACCCGGGAACTCCCTGCCAACCCCTGCCGCCGGACGGATCGTCGTTCCATCGAGCTCGAGATCGAAAGAAGACATCTTGAGTGAGATCGTCAGCAAGTGTTACGACATCGAAACCGATGACAGATCGTTACGAGGGATTGCAAATGTCAAACCGGATGAACGCCGCTCGTTCTTTCAGCGATTGCGTTCAGGATACGGAGTGCGGCGCGAATTTTTTAACTCGACCGTTGAATTGTCGCCGGCCTGGGCGTCATTAGCCGAACCGCTGAAGACGATCGGGTTCCGGGTTGAGTTTGGTGGAGACTAA